The Rhodamnia argentea isolate NSW1041297 chromosome 7, ASM2092103v1, whole genome shotgun sequence genome contains the following window.
CTATCTTGTCAATGGGGGTTTGGGCAACTTGTGAGACAAAGCACGATTGGCCTCTTGTGTCAACTGACTACTACTGTAAATGTTACAGACATTAAAcctggacttttttttttttaccagaaGCTGGGGCAAAATTACATACCTTTCCCTttaccagaaaagaaaaagccagTATGCAGATGTCTTTATCTTACTGACATCAATGAGttgaattttttcttcaaatgcaGGCACACTGGAGTGGTAGTGTATGGAAACGAATACTATTTTGGAGGAGGTATACAACATGCTCGTGTTGGGACAACACTGTATGGTACTCCCATTCGTGTTGTAGATTTGGGTGTCACACATGTGCCAAAAGATGTTTTCGAGATGTATTTACAGGAGATCAGTCCTCGATACACAGCTGAAACATACAGTCTGCTCACTCACAACTGCAACAACTTCAGCAATGAGGTAGCCCAATTTTTAGTGGGTTCATCCATTCCAGACTATATTTTGCAGCTTCCTAATGAGGTCATGAGTAGCCCAATGGGTGCTTTGATATGTAAGTCCATTTTTACCGTGTTATACTGGATTTCTGTTTCTAGTGTTCCTGGCCAAGATGTTCTCTCAATTATCTATCAATTCCCCTTTTGATAAGCTAAAGGAATTGGTTGGATTTAACACGCTGTTGTACCACCATAGTACTGTGCTACAACTAGAAATCAAAGCCATCAGAACTCAGCAGTAGACACTTGTCACATTCTCCCTGTGATCTTGAGTTTGGATATGGGCTCCACTATGTCTGCGGTTTGTATGTTACTATTGTTATTCCTCTGTCTTGGGTGATTACTGGCGCGTTGTGATGAAACGTAGTTCCTCCATGAAGTCGGGAGATTTGGCATGTGATGTTAGTTGAGTGTGCCtggtctttcttttttggggacAAAGTGGGGATTATTCATCTAGTGGGTGAATCCATGACAAAGGTTGTCTTTATGTAGGTGTAATCACGTGAGGAAAAGAGCCGCTCTTTCCCTTCTCATCTTAGAAGTATGAGAGGGGAGGGAGTGGTAGGCACAAAATAATTTTGCCCTGGATGGGATACCCCTATGAATCATTGCCTGTTTGTGAGAGATTGAATTGAAGGGTGGTAAATGGAAGTTTTCAAGTCAGGCAATCATCATTGAGGTCAATGATCTCTAGTTCCTCATATATCATTGTGGATGTTGTCGCTTATTGTTTGGTTCCTCGTGGTGGTTTTGGGATTTCTAAATTGTCTCACCAAGATCTGCTGCTTGTGAATGCGTTCCATTGAATGACATACGTCTGGTTTGTATTGCAGTGCCTATGATACAGAACCTAGAGATGACTTTGAAAGCGGGAGCTGTTCCTCAAGTTCCACAATTTAGGCCTCCATCATCGACCCCCGATATCAGCAAGTCCTTTGGCAGTACTCCTAGTACACCCATCAAGAAAACCAAAGCCACAGATGCGGATGAGAAACAGCAGTCTGAGGAGTGTGCCAAGGAGTCTAAGGATGAAAAAGCCCCTGCAGCATGTGATTCTGCCGCTGCAAAAGTCGATCCTGTACCAGGAGATTCTCTCGTGGATGCACGGAGCAAAGTGCAGGAGGAGATTACTGCAGAATTTATGGCGATCATGGCAAGTGGAACGTTGCATGCGAATGAAGCAGCAGCACTTGCTACCGAGAGGGTGATGCAAAGATATGGACACATGAATGTCGCGATGTCGAGCtaaaaggaaat
Protein-coding sequences here:
- the LOC115742540 gene encoding desumoylating isopeptidase 1 codes for the protein MAEEGYRVSLNVYDLSQGLARQLSTSFLGKAIEGIWHTGVVVYGNEYYFGGGIQHARVGTTLYGTPIRVVDLGVTHVPKDVFEMYLQEISPRYTAETYSLLTHNCNNFSNEVAQFLVGSSIPDYILQLPNEVMSSPMGALILPMIQNLEMTLKAGAVPQVPQFRPPSSTPDISKSFGSTPSTPIKKTKATDADEKQQSEECAKESKDEKAPAACDSAAAKVDPVPGDSLVDARSKVQEEITAEFMAIMASGTLHANEAAALATERVMQRYGHMNVAMSS